In Mugil cephalus isolate CIBA_MC_2020 chromosome 20, CIBA_Mcephalus_1.1, whole genome shotgun sequence, the following are encoded in one genomic region:
- the tmub2 gene encoding transmembrane and ubiquitin-like domain-containing protein 2, with protein sequence MAVCALTMLDGMEDEVAAAGGVFLLVLALILAWLSTHVADRGDHILGTILTVGAHASLIGLGGHDSYSGGPASADAPEPQTPPPSQENKPDEAEPTADRGEGEGAGEGAEGVWTDLLLDIQRSKQPQTGRLNSSEGEEEEEEEEEEEEDDDDDELEEEEKKAVKNIPVLTNTISPTTTSICVRLKFLNETEEVAVVEPDDTVGVLKSKCFSGREHQIKLIYQGQLLQDPKKTLLSLNITDNSVIHCHISQALHEASPEEGAQSGAASGAGSGVSGGFRAAGVAISTSSLVVPVFVVILAVVWYFRINYRQFFTAPATISLVGVTVFFSFLIFGMHSR encoded by the exons ATGGCAGTGTGTGCACTGACCATGTTGGATGGGATGGAGGATGAGGTAGCGGCAGCAGGCGGCGTGTTtctcctggtcctggccctCATCCTGGCTTGGCTCTCGACCCACGTGGCAGATCGGGGAGACCACATACTGGGCACCATCCTCACGGTGGGCGCTCACGCCTCCCTGATAGGACTGGGAGGCCACGACAGCTACAGCGGGGGGCCAGCGAGCGCCGACGCCCCCGAGCCGCAGACGCCTCCGCCTTCGCAGGAGAACAAGCCGGATGAGGCTGAGCCGACGGCCGATAGAGGGGAAGGTGAGGGGGCGGGGGAGGGGGCCGAGGGGGTTTGGACAGACCTGCTGCTGGACATACAAAGGAGTAAACAACCTCAGACGGGAAGACTGAATTCTtcggaaggagaggaggaggaggaggaggaggaggaggaagaggaggatgatgatgatgatgagctggaggaggaagaaaaaaaggctgTAAAGAATATTCCAGTGTTGACCAACACCATCTCCCCTACCACCACTTCCATCTGTGTCCGTCTTAAGTTCTTAAatgaaacagaggaggtggCTGTTGTAGAACCAGATGATACAGTGGGAGTACTGAAGAG TAAATGTTTCTCAGGTCGGGAGCATCAAATAAAATTAATCTACCAAGGCCAGTTGCTGCAGGACCCCAAGAAGACTCTGTTATCCCTAAACATCACAGACAACAGTGTGATCCACTGCCATATCTCCCAGGCCCTGCACGAAGCCAGTCCGGAGGAAGGCGCTCAGTCTGGGGCGGCGTCGGGAGCCGGGTCCGGGGTCTCCGGAGGATTCAGGGCTGCGGGCGTGGCCATTAGCACCAGCAGCCTGGTGGTGCCCGTGTTTGTGGTGATACTGGCTGTAGTCTGGTACTTCCGCATCAACTACAGGCAGTTCTTCACCGCGCCTGCGACCATCTCCCTCGTGGGAGTCACTGTGTTCTTTAGCTTTCTGATATTCGGAATGCACAGCCgctga